Proteins co-encoded in one Aspergillus fumigatus Af293 chromosome 6, whole genome shotgun sequence genomic window:
- the gliJ gene encoding dipeptidase gliJ, translating to MSPSPIEEQATRLLKEVPLIDGHNDFPYMIRGWFRNDINGQDAHLYDMPIGQTDLQRLQKGLLGGQFWSAFVPCPKNPDKEVGSLEALRQTLQQLDVIHRLIERHPTILQFADSAASIWSSFRAGRVASLIGIEGLHQIADSVSALRMLHRLGVRYVTLTHNCHNAFADAATVSPELHGGLSRKGERLIRELNRMGMMIDLSHTSHEAQTQALRLSRAPVIYSHSSIYSLRAHARNVTDENLHLLHRNRGVVMICFLRELLASEADQATLAHVIDHIIYAGTRIGYEHVGIGSDFDGMLRGPDGLHDVSCYPALVAGLLERGVSEEDVKRVMGLNVIRVLEEVERVAAELQGAGEECLCDELDEVWNEDIKEQLTRERERVRKLGPQK from the exons ATGTCTCCGAGCCCCATCGAAGAGCAGGCAACGAGGCTTCTGAAAGAGGTACCTCTGATCGACGGCCATAATGACTTTCCATACATGATACGCGGATGGTTCCGCAATGACATCAATGGCCAGGATGCCCATCTGTATGATATGCCCATCGGGCAGACGGATCTCCAGCGTCTACAGAAGGGACTGTTGGGTGGCCAGTTCTGGAGCGCATTTGTGCCTTG CCCCAAGAACCCCGACAAGGAGGTCGGCAGTCTCGAGGCCCTCCGCCAGACACTCCAACAGCTCGACGTGATCCACAGACTGATCGAAAGACACCCGACGATCCTGCAATTCGCCGACTCAGCGGCCAGTATCTGGAGCAGCTTCCGTGCGGGCCGCGTCGCGAGTCTGATCGGCATCGAAGGCCTCCATCAGATCGCCGACAGCGTCAGCGCGCTGCGCATGCTGCATCGACTGGGCGTTCGCTATGTGACGCTGACGCACAACTGTCACAATGCGTTTGCGGACGCGGCGACCGTATCCCCTGAGCTCCACGGCGGACTATCCCGCAAAGGAGAGCGGCTGATTCGCGAGCTCAACCGCATGGGGAT GATGATTGACCTCTCGCACACGTCACACGAGGCCCAAACACAGGCACTGCGGCTTTCTCGGGCACCGGTCATCTACTCTCATTCTTCCAT ATACAGTCTCCGTGCACACGCCCGCAACGTCACGGACGAAAACCTGCACCTGCTGCATCGCAACAGAGGCGTAGTCATGATCTGTTTCCTGCGCGAGCTGCTCGCATCGGAGGCTGACCAGGCCACGCTGGCCCATGTCATCGATCATATCATCTACGCTGGGACGCGAATCGGGTACGAGCACGTCGGCATCGGGTCCGACTTTGACGGGATGCTCCGCGGTCCGGATGGGCTGCATGACGTCTCGTGCTACCCTGCCCTGGTGGCTGGGTTGCTTGAGCGCGGAGTATCCGAGGAGGACGTCAAACGGGTGATGGGATTGAACGTCATTCGcgtgctggaggaggtggagcgTGTTGCGGCAGAGCTTCAAGGGGCCGGGGAAGAATGTCTCTGTGACGAACTCGACGAGGTGTGGAACGAGGATATCAAGGAGCAGTTGACGCGGGAGCGAGAACGGGTGAGGAAGTTGGGGCCTCAAAAGTAG